GCCGTGTAGATAGAATGATGAAAAACGTCATAGGCGTGAAACTCGTTCTGGGTCACTCCTATCCCCCGCGCGAGCGGCTCAATGACCAGAGAAAGGATAGAGGTCTGCTCCATTATCTCGAAACCTATCGAAGGCCTTGAAGCGCCGAGCATCTTCATTATTTCATCTCTTATTCTCTCCTTCGAAACCAGCCCTATCCTGTCTTTCTCGGAAGCCATGGCGGAAAGGGTCTCTTCATCTATTTCGAATTCGAGCGTGGCGGCAAACCTCGCTGCCCTGAGCGGCCGAAGCGCATCCTCATGGAACCTCTCCTTCGGATCCCCGACAGTTGTGATTATCCTGTACTCAATATCTATTCTTCCTGAGAAAGGATCGACAAGAACGCCGTCGATGGGATCGTATGCGATGGCGTTGATCGTGAAGTCTCTTCTGGCGAGATCATCCTCCAGTTTTCTTGTGAAATAGACTCTGTCCGGTCTTCTCGCGTCCGAATAGTCGCCGTCGCATCTGAATGTCGTCACCTCGTAGTAAGCCTCCTCGCCTCCGCCCACTCTGACGCAGCCGTGAGGAATCCCGATATCCACAAAATGCTCAAACAGTCCTGCTACTTCTTCGGGAATGGCGCTGGTTGCGATGTCCCAGTCGGACACTTCCCTTCTCAGGATAATGTCCCTCACGCTGCCTCCGACAATATATGCCTTGTGGCCGTTTGCTCTCAGGGTTCTCAGAATGGCAAAGACCCCTTTGGGCACGGGGTCGGAGAATCTTCGTCTTTCCTTTTCGTTGAGCTTTTCTTCCATCTTGGATTTTTATCGGACCAGCGCTTCAGCCCTACATAAGCCTCCCATGCTCAATAGCCATACATCTGTCCATGACCACCTTCAGTCCGGCTTTTTCTGCGATTCTTCGAGCTTCGTCGTTCTTGATCCCGAGCTGGAGCCAAAGCACCTTTGCCTTTGTTTTCGCGGCGCTCATGGCCACAGGCACGGTATCCTCGCTCCGCCGGAAAACCACAACAGCATCAATCTTCTCTGGAATCTCCTCCAGTGAGGCAAAGCACTTCCGGTCAAGAATCTCTTCTTTCGCGGGATTCACGGGAATCACCACATACCCCTTACTCTTGAGGAACGATGCGACGTGGTAGCTTGGCCTGTCGGGTTTGTCCGAGAGTCCGACTACGGCAATTGATTTTATCCCGGCCAGGATATCCCGGATTTCGGCATCTTCGGCTTTGCCCATTTCTGCCCTCTTAGAAAATTGTGAGTATGACTATCACTGCGAACACAAAGAGCATGGGGAGAAAGAGCAGTTTGTAAAACTTCAGCGTATCTGCTCCAAAATACTCCCTCGTCAATGCAAGGCAAAGATGAACCGGTGACAGGAGAACCCCCAGAAAGCCACCCGCAAAGGCGAGCATGGGAAGGCTGAGATCGCCCCTCTCTCCAAAGAAAGGCATAAGGATCGGAAAGGTAACGCCAACGTACGCCTGCGTCACTCCGGTAAGCGCCCCAACTCCCATGGGCACGAAGAAGCACACGACGTAGCGGGAGATTTCACTCTGGCCGACGAATGAAGACACGACGTTGATCGCCTGAGAAGCGCCGATCACTCCCTTGAAGGCCATTACGCCGAAGACAAGACTCAGGGTCGAAGCTGTTGCACTGTCCACTACGGCGGTGCGCATCTTCACGAAACCAGTCTTCCCTATCAGGGCAACAACAAGGAAAGTGAGAACCAGGGAGATGAAAAGGTTGAGCTTGAGGATTACATACAGACCAATGACCAGCAGAAACGGCCAGATATTCAGGAAAAGGAGTTTCAGTTCTGCAAGGATGTGCCCCTTTTCTTCGTCTTTGACTTTCTCTCTCTTAATCTTCGCCAGTCCGAAGATTACTCCTGCGACTATCGTTGCCAGGGTGATAGGTATCTGTTTCAGAGACATTCTCTTTACCTCAACCCCCAGAATGGCGGAGGCAACTATAAGCCCGGGGTAAAGCGGAAGCACCCACTCCCAGATATGCCGGAACCAGTAATTCAGGAAAGCCTTGTCTTCATTCGAAAGATCGAGGCCTGATGCTGCTCTGTTCACCAGGGGCGCAGACAGCATTGCCCCACCCGGCATTGGAAAGAGCCCGATGAATGCCGGTATCAGCGCAATAACAGCTCTCACGTCGCCGATGAGCCCTTTCAGGCTTTTCACAAACCTGTCGAGGTATCCGAGGGCACGGCATAGCTCTGCGAGCGCACTTATGAGAATAATCGTTCCAAGGAGTTGAAGGGAATCCCTGCCGAAGACCGAAGAGAGGATTGTCGTGGAAAGCAGGTAGGGATGCACTCCTGCCATAATCCCGAGGAGAATCGAACCGCCGAGCAATGAAACGCCGAGATCGGCCCTCAGCTTGAGGAGAACAAGGACCAGGATGAAACTTATGACTATCGCAACGAGTCCTATTTGCCGCTCCCCTGTTGGCTAAGAAAAGAATTCAGCAGCACCCTGGCTGAAGCTGCCACCGGAAGAGCGAGCACTGCGCCGACAAATCCGGCAAGCTGAATCCCGCACATGATCGAAAGCAGCACCAGGAAAGGATGAAGCTTCATGTGCCTTCCCATGACCCTCGGCGTAAGAACCAGGCCGAGAACCTGATTCGCAACAATGTAGAGAATCCCTCCCGTGATTGCGAGACCGACACTGTGAGAAAGTCCGGCCAGGCAGGTAAGGATGAGAGTCGTGATGAATCCAACGATCGGCACTGCCTCCATCAATCCTGCCGTCACGCCAAGAAGGAGTGAGTACGGCAGTCCCAGGATCGAGAAGACAATTCCACATGCCACTCCCATTGACAGGCAGACAATCGTCTGGCCTCTGATGTACGACGAAAGTGCTACGTTGAGACTATCCACTATTCCCTCTAACCTGTCCCGTTTCCCGCCCGAAAACCGGCTGATGAGAATCTGCTTCAAGTCCTTTCCGTCAATCAGGAGATAGACGGCCATTGCCGGTATGATAAGAAGGCTTAGAATATGAATGATCGTACTAACAACCGAATAGAGACTCCGTGCGACAAGGCCTCCAACTGAGGCAATTGCTCCACTTATTTCATTCTCAATCGAAGACACAAGCGACGGAGGCAGGTTCCTCTCCAGAAGGCGGGGCATCACCTGGAGAAGAAGCTCTCTCGCCTTAAACGCATACTCCGGGAAGCTCATCGCAAAAGAGGCGACTTCTTCCGCAAGTCTCGGGATTGCGATGAGGAGGGCCGTTCCAATTATGGCGACCGAGATGAGAACCACTAGGAAAACGGCAATTTTTCTTGATAGTCTTTTTCCGCGCGTGAGCTTCACTCTTTCCAGAAGACTGACGGCAGGGTCAAGCACGTAGGCAAAGAGCACGGAGAGAATAACGAGCACCAGGATGCCCTTCAACTTCACAAGAAGCCAGATTAGAAGAAACGCACCAAGAGCCCAGAGAACCAGGTTTCTCGCACTGCTTTTCTCAATTGACATGAGACAGCCCCCTGCTATGTGCGTCGTGCGTCTTCACATCAGACGCCTTGGCACCGTGGACCATGTCGATCGTCTGCGCCCGCCCCAATTGCCTAGCTTGGCATCATAAGCCTTTTGGATTCACGCTGTCCAGACAAGAACCCGTCTGGTTGTCATCTGAGAAGAACTGCTTTCTTGGCGGCTACTGCCTCGCCTGCGGTTGATTTGAAGAGATAAACTCCCGAGGGGAGGTCGAGACCATGCGCGTCCCTCCCGTCCCAGCGCCAGACTCCCGGCGATTCCTCACCGAGTCGTCGAACGCATCTTCCCATAACGTCAAAAACCTCGATCTTGAGCTCTGACATTCCGGATCCGGTGAAGCCGGTCAGAAAAATCTTGAGTTTCCCCGGGAATGGATTTCTGTCAAAAGCAATCTCTCTTATTCCGCGGCTTCCACATTCAAGACTCCACGGGCCGAAGAGGTCGGCTTTTCCATCTCTGCCTGCGCCCCTGACAAAATACCACGGCTCACGCGCGTCTGCCTCTTTGTCAAGGAAGTTGATGGGAGTGTTCTCTTCACCGGATATTCGCCCCGCATTCACCTGATGAGCCTGATCTATTGAAGGCGACCCGGCTCTCAGAATGTCAAAGTACAAGTAGCGCTCCGAACTTCTCCAGATCAAGAGAGCTCCTTCTTTGGTGCACAGGATATCGGAGAGCTCAAGCCCTGTTGGCGTAGGGGTCTCGACTCTGACATCGTCAATGTACCATCCCTCAAGGTCCCCTGATCCATCGGTGAAGAATCTGAACCGGAATCTCACCGAACCCGAAAGCTCTCCCAGATTGAAGCCCGCATCAAGCCAACCCGTGGGGCTTTGATCTGTGCTCGCTCCCGAGAAGACTCCCCGTCCGGCAAGCTTCCCGTCAGGAGAGCTCGAGAAAACCCTGTAGGGATAACCCCCTTCAGGTTCGACCGGCACAAACGGCCCCCCTCCCTCCGACACTTCCACCATGCCGCCATCGAGTGCAAGCGCAGGGGTCAGAACCTCAGCCTCAACCCAGTACTTGAAGCTCAAAGTTGAGCCCGGATTGAGATTGAGGAGAGGAGTCACAAGGACTGCGTCCTGGTCGGATGAGTACGGGTTGCCGACCAGAGTGGCGCCGCACTTCCAGCTATGGCTTGGGGAACTGCTCCTCATGTCCGAGACGTGCCACTCATCAGTGGTTCCCTCGCAAGGCAAATGCACCCAGCCCCCCGCTCCGGATTCAACGTCTTCTAAGAAGTTGCTCGGCCCTCCTGCCGCGACAAGAATGCTGTCTTGATCCAGGAATGTACTCCCCTCATAGAATCTCACCTTGAACCATATGCCGTATGTCCCGGTGGGTGCATCACTGCCAAATGAGAAAACTATGTCCTGTCCTGTCACGATGCTGTCGCGGGCCACAAGCGGTCCCAGCAAGAGTGAATCCACGTCCATAGTCACTTTTGCGTCATCTTCTAACACCCTTAAGGACATATCAGTTAGGTCGCTACCTTCATTTATAATCTTAAGACGAAGCTTTCCTTTCTCGCCGGGTTCAAGATAGCCGTTTGGGGTTCCGGAAACTGTTGAATCCGTCAGGTAGTAGCGGGTGACGTTCGGAAAGGGAATTACCTCCACTGAAAAGTCCGCCATCACCGTATCGCCAAGTTCATATATGTTCTTTATCTCTGTCTGTGTGTCAAAGCCCGAGTAGTTCCTGCTTGAAGGAGTTGTGTCAGCTCCAAACCTTGTTTTTCCGGCATTCCCAGGGAAAGGGTCTCCAGTATCACCCGTGTTGCAGGCCGGGCCGGAATAGCATTCCAGGTTGGACTCGCCGTCTGCCTGTTCGAGCGCGACCCTGTAATGCGATGAATCATCGTTGGAGAACACTGATTCATCGACGTGATAGACCAGGAGTCCCTCTCCGGGAATGAACTGATCTACTCCCTGCATGCGTCTGTTCTCGGCCAGGAAGTATTGGCTTCCCTCATTGCCATAAGTCCACAATTTCAGGATCGACGCGCTTGTCTCCACCGGAGGCACGCTGACCCCGCTGATGTTCGCCTTTGGCACGGTCGGATTCACGAATCCAAGCTTGGCCTTGCAATAAGCATCAAACCCGACGGGACGGGCCCCTCTCGGATTCCCTGTCCAGGATCCCCACGCCATCAGAGACCAATAGCCGAGTCCAAAAGACCTGTAGGTGGTGTCGTACAGATCGGGCAATCCAAGAAGATGACCGAGCTCGTGAGCCAGTGTTCCTATTTTTCCGTCATGTGGTCCCGTGGCGTAGTACCTGACTTTCACGAAATCAACGCTGAGGTCATCTCTAAGCATCCACTGATGGGAGACTATGTCCCGGTCGTCGAAACTCTCTTCGTAGCCCCTGCCGGCATGAATCACAAACACGGCATCAACAAAACCGTCATCATCCCCTGAATCAGCGACTCCGTCCGGACCGTCACTATCAAAAAGCGAGTAGTTCACGAGCGGGTCTGCGGCCTTGATGGCATCACTCGCCATGAGCTGCGCATTTGCCGGATACGGGCCGAGCCCGTGATTGGGCGGCAAGGAGTAGTAAGAATACTGATGCGGCATCCTGAACCATCCCACGATTTTCCCTCCAAGATCCAGCCTGCCGTAGGAGCTTTTGAGATAGTAGTCTCTGAGGCTTCCGGTCGGATATGTGTCCTTGGAGAAAAGGAGAGAGTCAAAATGGGCGCGTGGGAATTTGACCGAGTCCGCCGGAACATCCCAGAAATCGACAAGAATGACGGCTATGTTCAGTTTTACGGTTGAGGATGCAGGATACTTGTTCATGTTGAATGAGAACCTGTCATCGATCCTGTCAACACCCAGTAATGCTTTCCTCTTTTCGATCGCGGCCAGCTCCGAAACTCTGCCTTCTCTTCTCAATCTCATTATCTCATCCGGCGGGAAGCTTACAGCAAGCCCGTCTCTGGAGAGAAACACGAGGAGCCCACACAGGATAAGAATGCTTCTAGTCAATGAGGACGAATTTCTTGGCAACTCTTTTGTCTCCATTCACAAGTACTGCGACATAGATTCCGGAAGCACGGTTTTCTCGCGGGAAAACCCAATCGAACCTTGACCTCTCACCGGGTCCCGAATCGGGCTCGAACGAGCTTACCATCCTGCCTCGGACATCAAACACGATGAGCCTAATGGACCCTCTCCTGCTTGCCGTGAATTCGAACGTAAGCCTTCCGGTGGATGGGTTGGGGAAAATGATAAAGTCATCCCACAAGGGGATCGAGAGCCGGAGCGAGCGCGATGCCAAAAATGTGCCGTCACTACCGGTGAGGACGGCTCTGTACTCATACACATGACCGGGGAGAATCCCCTCATCGATGCAATCTCCCTTTCCCGAACCGTGGATTTCCCGATCCAGGATGAGTTCCTGGTTTCCATCCTCATCTTTTCTTATGATCGAGAGCCCTCTCAGGAAAGGAGACCATCCAACCTTCCATTTCAGAATCACACAGTTGCCGGACGGAACAGCACTCAACTCCACATCCTGGGCGTCCACGGCCGCCATTCCTGTTCCCTTTGCATAGTAGATCTCGAGATTTCCTTCGGAGTTGTCCGCCCAGACAAGGTGAAGGCTGCCCGAACCGTCCAAAGAGAGTGAGGGACTCCAGGAGGTGCCGTAGTTGACCGTTATGCGAGTGTCATCCGGGTCCAGGCCTCCATCTGCTGTGAAGGCACGAAAGTAAATCTCGGTCCCGATCCCAAGATTTCGGCTGTCCTCCCACGCCACAAAGACACCACCATTTTCGTCCGCAGCCACCGTCGGATTGCCGGCATCGCCGGTTCCCTTTGAGAAAACTCTGTCTCTTCCCCACTGGGGCGCCCCCAAGGATTTCTTCTTGTAGTAGATGGCAAACGGACCGCCCCTGTTGTCAGACCAGACTACATGAACATTTCCGATCCCGTCACACGCGACTGAAGGATTTGTCGATATTCCGTTGGCGGTGGTGATTCTTCTCGGCTGAGCTTCCCATCCGACATCTTTCATGTAGGCGCGGCAGTATATTTCCCAGTTTCCTGCTCTGTCATCAGCCCAGACGACATACACGTTGCCAAGCTTGTCGGAAGCTGCTGAGGGCGCTGCCGAAGTGCTCCCCCCCGGATTCTCGCTCACACAAATGTCCCCGGCCTCCCACCCGGTCGATGAAAATCTTCTCTTGCAGTAGATCCTTTGCCAGACCTCTCCTGAATCAGTCCAGAGAAGGAAAATGTTTCCGTCTGAGTCTGAGGTTGCAGTCAAGGCGGAGGAAACCGAAGAGAGTCTTACCAGCATTGTGTCTGAATTGTCCCACACGCCCGCCACAGAAAGAGACCTGTGATAGATGTCGGAGTATGAGCCGCTTCTTCTGTCCCGCCAGAAGATAAACAGTGATTCATTCGGCGAGAGAGCCGTAACAGGGTCAACGGCCAACCCGGTACCGCGGGAGACCCTGACAGTATCCCCCCAGACCGCACCCGCCTTGGAGAATTTCCTCCAGTAAACCTGCGGGGTCTGCGGAGCTGCGCCGCCTCCGTAGTCATGCCAGACTATATGAACATTTCCAGAGAGGGTCGCCTGGACAGGATGTCCGTGGCCCCCAGTGATCCCGGATTCCCAGGTCGTGGATGTCAGTCTCTTGTAATTCACCCAGGCAGCGGAGCAAAGCGCGGGCACAAAGATGAGCGTCAACAAAGCGAAATAGAATGGCCTAAGAGCTTTCGCTTTCATCTTCTCCAAGTCTCAGGATCGCTCAGGCGACTGGGCCGGCAACCTGCCCCTCAGGGCTGCCTTCTTTCCACTCCAAGACCGGCCGAGGAGGGAAGAACAATTCTTCCTTTCTCAAAAAGAACACCTTTGAAGGGATCTGTCTTCAACAGAATCGGGCCATCGAGGTCGGCATAGTCTACAAGGGGGGACAAATGAGCCGCAGCAGTTACCGAGAGAGAACTTTCTATCATACATCCAATCATAACCGACAGTCCAAATGACCTTGCCGTATGAATCATCTTGAGAGCTTCCGTGATCCCTCCGCACTTCTGGAGCTTTATGTTTATGCCATCGACTGCCCCAACAAGCTTTGGGATATCCTCCGGTGTTCCAGCGCTCTCGTCGGCAATGATCGGGACATCAACTCTTTCTCTTACGAACCTGAGACCTTCAATATCATTGGGCGGGACCGGTTGTTCTACAAACTCTATCCCGAAAGACTCAAGCGCCTTTATCTTCCTGACGGCCTCCTTCGCACTCCAGGCACAGTTTGCATCAACCCTTATCACGGCATCAGTCTCTTCTCTCATGGCTCTAAGAATCTCAACGTCTTTGTCTGTGCCAAGCTTCACCTTCAGGATTGGATAAGAAGATGCCTCTTTGACCTTCTTCCTCATTGCGTCAATCTCATCCAGTCCGATGGTGACCGATGTGGTTGGCGCCGTCTCCCTTGAGATACCAAGAGAAAACCAAACCGGAACACCGGCTTTCCTTCCCTTTATATCGTGCACGGCCATGTCAAGGGCCGCCTTCGCAGCAAAGTTCTTCCCTATCGCCTTCTTCGCTTCCTCGCATACCGGATCGGAAAACGGATTCATCCCGCTCACTCTCTCACAAATTGTCTCGAGAGCAGCAAGCACCGTTCTCTGGTTCTCGCCGTGAAACGAAGACGGACCTGCTTCGCCCAGTCCGACGAGACCATCGCTTTCGATTCTGAGAAGGACGTTCTTGAAAACTTTCGAACCTCCGCGAGATATGGCAAAGAGGTGCTTTGTTTCCAGATTCAAGGGTTCAAACGTGAGCTTCATTTTTCCTCCGGCGGCAGTCTTCAACGAGCCTCGCGAGCGAGGCCATGACTCTTCCGCTGCCCTCCTTGATCGCATCAAATGCAGGAAGGCCGGTTTCTCTCTCAGCTTCTTCCACCGCCTTTTTTGTCTGCGACGGGTCCAGGTCGAAGCAATTGAGAGCTATGCCCAGGACTTTCGATTCCCGGAGATAAGACGCCACATCCTCATGCATTTGAATCTGCCTCTTCAAAGGAGGTATCGGAACACTGTACGCCCGAATCTCTTTTCGAGTCGGCTGATGACATAAGATCATTCCGTCCGGCATCGTACCGTGCAAAAGCCCAACTGCGACCCCCGAGAAGGCGGGATGAAACAGAGAGCCCTGCCCTTCCACGATTATCAGCTCAGCATCATCAGGGACAGAGAGAAGCAATCGTTCACATGCCCCGGCGAGAAAATCGCAAATCACTCTGTCAACCGCAATCCCGCTGCCCGAGAGAAGAATCCCCGTCTGCCCCGTAGCCGCAAAGTAGCTTCTTAAGCCCGCTCTTCTCGCTTCTCTGTTGAGCTCGTATGCTACGGTCATCTTGCCGGTGTTGCTGTCGCTGCCGACGGTCAAGACCACGGCGGCGCCGATTTCCTTTCTTCTCCCGGTCGGGACTGAAAGGTCATCGGGGACTTTCCTGATGTCGAAGAGCCGGACCCCGGTCTTGCCGGCAATCTCAACCAGCTCATCATCCTCCGCCAGAAAAGTATGAAGCCCGCTTACTATCGAGAGCCCGGCGAGCATCGCCTTCCTGACTATCACGCGAAAGACGTCCGGGAGCCTCCCTCCCTTTGGGGCAATTCCAATAAGAAGCGACCTCGGACCGAACTTGATGGCATCTTCAATCGATGAGACGACCGGGATTCCCTTTCCGAATCCCAGCACGTCCCCTGCGTCCTGTCCGGCTCTCGAACTGTCTATCACACAGGCAACGTCTTTTTCTCTATATCTTATGACGCAGGCGGCCGTCTTCGATTCCAGGAGGCCAAACTGCCCTTCAGCCAGGACTGCAAAAGGAATCGGAAAGTCTTTACGTGCAGAATCTCTTGGCTGTCTCATACAGAAATTCGGCTCCCCACACGAGGCTCTCTTGAGAGATTCTCTCATCTATGCCGTGAACAGTGTCGATCTCCTCTTCCGTCGTAACGGTAGGATCGAACCCGTAGCATACGATCCCGAAAGGTCTGAAAGAGCCGGAGTCAGTTCCTCCCGGAGAAAGATATGGAAGAAAGATTGCATCTCCCCTTTTCTCTTTAACGAGCCCCTCGAGCAGCGTCCAGAGTTCAGTCTGCATGGGAGATTCGGTACCCGCGTGCTCCCGGACTATTTCGACCTCAAATCCCTTCCCGAGGATTCTCCGGAGACCTGATGCAAACTCCTTCGGATCTGTGTCAGGGAATACTCTGCAGTCGAGTGAAAACTCGGCTTCAGAAGGGATCACATTCGTTCTCTCGCCGCCCTTCACGACAGTAGGCGTGGCAGTGTTCCTC
The window above is part of the Candidatus Eisenbacteria bacterium genome. Proteins encoded here:
- a CDS encoding HDIG domain-containing protein, giving the protein MEEKLNEKERRRFSDPVPKGVFAILRTLRANGHKAYIVGGSVRDIILRREVSDWDIATSAIPEEVAGLFEHFVDIGIPHGCVRVGGGEEAYYEVTTFRCDGDYSDARRPDRVYFTRKLEDDLARRDFTINAIAYDPIDGVLVDPFSGRIDIEYRIITTVGDPKERFHEDALRPLRAARFAATLEFEIDEETLSAMASEKDRIGLVSKERIRDEIMKMLGASRPSIGFEIMEQTSILSLVIEPLARGIGVTQNEFHAYDVFHHSIYTADSAPVEKPLVRLASLLHDVGKPQTREERNGQSTFYNHEVVGARICDDWMRMMKFSNDEREAVVHLVKCHMFDYKGEWTDGAVRRFIRRAGIENIADLFDLRIADFLGNGLRQGFPSYLDDMRERIERILGQDSALKISHLAINGEDIMRKLGVGPGPLVGRILDELLEVVLDSPWKNTKEELLRIAGQLKLSLEKGNDARRDEP
- a CDS encoding CoA-binding protein, translated to MGKAEDAEIRDILAGIKSIAVVGLSDKPDRPSYHVASFLKSKGYVVIPVNPAKEEILDRKCFASLEEIPEKIDAVVVFRRSEDTVPVAMSAAKTKAKVLWLQLGIKNDEARRIAEKAGLKVVMDRCMAIEHGRLM
- a CDS encoding DUF401 family protein, with the protein product MLVLVLLKLRADLGVSLLGGSILLGIMAGVHPYLLSTTILSSVFGRDSLQLLGTIILISALAELCRALGYLDRFVKSLKGLIGDVRAVIALIPAFIGLFPMPGGAMLSAPLVNRAASGLDLSNEDKAFLNYWFRHIWEWVLPLYPGLIVASAILGVEVKRMSLKQIPITLATIVAGVIFGLAKIKREKVKDEEKGHILAELKLLFLNIWPFLLVIGLYVILKLNLFISLVLTFLVVALIGKTGFVKMRTAVVDSATASTLSLVFGVMAFKGVIGASQAINVVSSFVGQSEISRYVVCFFVPMGVGALTGVTQAYVGVTFPILMPFFGERGDLSLPMLAFAGGFLGVLLSPVHLCLALTREYFGADTLKFYKLLFLPMLFVFAVIVILTIF
- a CDS encoding AI-2E family transporter, which translates into the protein MSIEKSSARNLVLWALGAFLLIWLLVKLKGILVLVILSVLFAYVLDPAVSLLERVKLTRGKRLSRKIAVFLVVLISVAIIGTALLIAIPRLAEEVASFAMSFPEYAFKARELLLQVMPRLLERNLPPSLVSSIENEISGAIASVGGLVARSLYSVVSTIIHILSLLIIPAMAVYLLIDGKDLKQILISRFSGGKRDRLEGIVDSLNVALSSYIRGQTIVCLSMGVACGIVFSILGLPYSLLLGVTAGLMEAVPIVGFITTLILTCLAGLSHSVGLAITGGILYIVANQVLGLVLTPRVMGRHMKLHPFLVLLSIMCGIQLAGFVGAVLALPVAASARVLLNSFLSQQGSGK
- a CDS encoding M6 family metalloprotease domain-containing protein, whose protein sequence is MTRSILILCGLLVFLSRDGLAVSFPPDEIMRLRREGRVSELAAIEKRKALLGVDRIDDRFSFNMNKYPASSTVKLNIAVILVDFWDVPADSVKFPRAHFDSLLFSKDTYPTGSLRDYYLKSSYGRLDLGGKIVGWFRMPHQYSYYSLPPNHGLGPYPANAQLMASDAIKAADPLVNYSLFDSDGPDGVADSGDDDGFVDAVFVIHAGRGYEESFDDRDIVSHQWMLRDDLSVDFVKVRYYATGPHDGKIGTLAHELGHLLGLPDLYDTTYRSFGLGYWSLMAWGSWTGNPRGARPVGFDAYCKAKLGFVNPTVPKANISGVSVPPVETSASILKLWTYGNEGSQYFLAENRRMQGVDQFIPGEGLLVYHVDESVFSNDDSSHYRVALEQADGESNLECYSGPACNTGDTGDPFPGNAGKTRFGADTTPSSRNYSGFDTQTEIKNIYELGDTVMADFSVEVIPFPNVTRYYLTDSTVSGTPNGYLEPGEKGKLRLKIINEGSDLTDMSLRVLEDDAKVTMDVDSLLLGPLVARDSIVTGQDIVFSFGSDAPTGTYGIWFKVRFYEGSTFLDQDSILVAAGGPSNFLEDVESGAGGWVHLPCEGTTDEWHVSDMRSSSPSHSWKCGATLVGNPYSSDQDAVLVTPLLNLNPGSTLSFKYWVEAEVLTPALALDGGMVEVSEGGGPFVPVEPEGGYPYRVFSSSPDGKLAGRGVFSGASTDQSPTGWLDAGFNLGELSGSVRFRFRFFTDGSGDLEGWYIDDVRVETPTPTGLELSDILCTKEGALLIWRSSERYLYFDILRAGSPSIDQAHQVNAGRISGEENTPINFLDKEADAREPWYFVRGAGRDGKADLFGPWSLECGSRGIREIAFDRNPFPGKLKIFLTGFTGSGMSELKIEVFDVMGRCVRRLGEESPGVWRWDGRDAHGLDLPSGVYLFKSTAGEAVAAKKAVLLR
- a CDS encoding T9SS type A sorting domain-containing protein — encoded protein: MKAKALRPFYFALLTLIFVPALCSAAWVNYKRLTSTTWESGITGGHGHPVQATLSGNVHIVWHDYGGGAAPQTPQVYWRKFSKAGAVWGDTVRVSRGTGLAVDPVTALSPNESLFIFWRDRRSGSYSDIYHRSLSVAGVWDNSDTMLVRLSSVSSALTATSDSDGNIFLLWTDSGEVWQRIYCKRRFSSTGWEAGDICVSENPGGSTSAAPSAASDKLGNVYVVWADDRAGNWEIYCRAYMKDVGWEAQPRRITTANGISTNPSVACDGIGNVHVVWSDNRGGPFAIYYKKKSLGAPQWGRDRVFSKGTGDAGNPTVAADENGGVFVAWEDSRNLGIGTEIYFRAFTADGGLDPDDTRITVNYGTSWSPSLSLDGSGSLHLVWADNSEGNLEIYYAKGTGMAAVDAQDVELSAVPSGNCVILKWKVGWSPFLRGLSIIRKDEDGNQELILDREIHGSGKGDCIDEGILPGHVYEYRAVLTGSDGTFLASRSLRLSIPLWDDFIIFPNPSTGRLTFEFTASRRGSIRLIVFDVRGRMVSSFEPDSGPGERSRFDWVFPRENRASGIYVAVLVNGDKRVAKKFVLID
- a CDS encoding dipeptide epimerase encodes the protein MKLTFEPLNLETKHLFAISRGGSKVFKNVLLRIESDGLVGLGEAGPSSFHGENQRTVLAALETICERVSGMNPFSDPVCEEAKKAIGKNFAAKAALDMAVHDIKGRKAGVPVWFSLGISRETAPTTSVTIGLDEIDAMRKKVKEASSYPILKVKLGTDKDVEILRAMREETDAVIRVDANCAWSAKEAVRKIKALESFGIEFVEQPVPPNDIEGLRFVRERVDVPIIADESAGTPEDIPKLVGAVDGINIKLQKCGGITEALKMIHTARSFGLSVMIGCMIESSLSVTAAAHLSPLVDYADLDGPILLKTDPFKGVLFEKGRIVLPSSAGLGVERRQP
- a CDS encoding DUF1611 domain-containing protein is translated as MRQPRDSARKDFPIPFAVLAEGQFGLLESKTAACVIRYREKDVACVIDSSRAGQDAGDVLGFGKGIPVVSSIEDAIKFGPRSLLIGIAPKGGRLPDVFRVIVRKAMLAGLSIVSGLHTFLAEDDELVEIAGKTGVRLFDIRKVPDDLSVPTGRRKEIGAAVVLTVGSDSNTGKMTVAYELNREARRAGLRSYFAATGQTGILLSGSGIAVDRVICDFLAGACERLLLSVPDDAELIIVEGQGSLFHPAFSGVAVGLLHGTMPDGMILCHQPTRKEIRAYSVPIPPLKRQIQMHEDVASYLRESKVLGIALNCFDLDPSQTKKAVEEAERETGLPAFDAIKEGSGRVMASLARLVEDCRRRKNEAHV